Proteins from a single region of Dehalococcoidia bacterium:
- a CDS encoding CoA transferase, translating into MTDTKGPLSGIKAVTCSTAQAGTVPYMLMADMGAEIIKIELPKKGDGSRKAGEVKNGISSFFETNNRGVKSLTLNLKSKKGKEILHKLIKRADIFGQNFSPGAAERNGFGYEELKKINPSIVYASVSAYGPDGPSSNLPGTDAVGQAIGGVTEAFAVPGQQRRTGVASVADETCGLITLSGVLAALIHAKNTGEGQKVETSLIGSAFRLMGWTMTTSMWRNIPPITGARINGSRERAGIAACFNDIEGKPLAIQLEPDHWRPTLELLGFLENLENKGLDDLGLAFESEENKNLILEELNKMFATNKREHWIKILRDERRIAAPVNSMIEASNDPDIVENNYVTEVFHPDLGEKFKTHGTPWKFSETPSKIGIAPKLAEHNNEILLDLGYSIDEIKDFEKKEII; encoded by the coding sequence ATGACAGATACTAAGGGACCTCTATCAGGAATTAAAGCAGTAACATGTTCTACAGCTCAAGCAGGAACAGTTCCTTATATGCTGATGGCGGATATGGGAGCCGAAATAATCAAAATTGAACTACCCAAAAAAGGAGATGGAAGTAGAAAAGCTGGTGAAGTAAAAAATGGAATAAGCTCATTTTTCGAAACGAATAATAGAGGAGTAAAAAGCTTAACTCTTAATCTTAAGAGTAAAAAAGGTAAAGAAATTTTACATAAGTTAATCAAAAGAGCAGATATTTTTGGTCAAAATTTTAGTCCAGGGGCAGCAGAAAGAAATGGTTTTGGTTATGAAGAATTAAAAAAAATAAATCCTTCAATTGTTTATGCATCTGTTTCAGCATACGGTCCTGATGGCCCAAGCTCAAATCTACCAGGAACAGACGCCGTCGGCCAAGCAATTGGTGGAGTTACTGAAGCTTTTGCAGTACCTGGCCAGCAAAGAAGAACAGGAGTCGCTTCAGTTGCAGACGAGACTTGTGGATTAATAACCCTAAGTGGAGTTTTAGCAGCCTTAATTCATGCAAAAAATACAGGAGAAGGTCAAAAGGTTGAAACATCATTAATAGGTAGTGCATTTAGGCTAATGGGCTGGACAATGACTACCTCTATGTGGAGAAATATACCTCCAATAACTGGAGCTAGAATTAATGGTTCACGAGAAAGAGCAGGAATAGCTGCTTGTTTTAATGATATTGAAGGTAAACCTCTAGCTATTCAATTAGAACCAGATCATTGGAGACCTACATTAGAATTATTGGGTTTTTTAGAAAATTTAGAAAATAAAGGATTAGATGACTTAGGATTGGCTTTCGAATCTGAAGAAAATAAAAATTTAATTTTAGAAGAGCTAAATAAAATGTTTGCTACTAATAAAAGAGAACATTGGATAAAAATTCTTAGAGATGAAAGGAGAATTGCTGCACCAGTTAATAGCATGATTGAAGCTTCAAATGACCCTGACATTGTAGAAAATAATTATGTAACTGAAGTATTTCATCCTGATCTAGGAGAAAAATTTAAGACACACGGAACTCCTTGGAAATTTTCTGAGACACCATCAAAAATTGGAATAGCACCAAAGCTTGCAGAGCATAATAATGAGATTCTATTAGATTTAGGATATTCAATTGATGAGATTAAAGACTTTGAAAAAAAAGAAATTATTTAG
- a CDS encoding Ldh family oxidoreductase: MLERFHVPEDIAIKVEHKEIFDVVKNIFLKMGMSKEDATISADVLIYADVRGIESHGVSNMLRRYVDSFADKDINPTPKPKVIRGKGAVATLDSDAGHGLVVGPYAMNMAIEKAKDYGIGSVTVINGRHFGACAYHAEMALEHNMIGIAMTTGGLMVAPVNGAEAKVGLNPIGVAVPTKNEPPFIFDASMSSVAGNKIALAQRIGVKVMPGWIAKADGTPIMEETEVPDEYLMLPAGGTREIGSHKGFSLAMLVEILAGVLGGSGAGNFRRSQAAHHFIAYDIDAFTDVEKFKSDMDEYMKSIKETKPAPGVERVVYAGLPEYEEKIERENHGIPYHPEVLDWFKNICAELGIDWKLS; this comes from the coding sequence GTGTTAGAAAGATTTCATGTACCAGAAGATATTGCGATTAAGGTTGAACATAAAGAAATTTTTGATGTTGTAAAAAATATTTTCCTGAAAATGGGAATGTCCAAAGAAGATGCTACTATTTCTGCTGATGTTCTGATTTATGCTGATGTAAGAGGCATTGAATCACATGGAGTCTCTAATATGCTGAGAAGATATGTTGACTCATTCGCAGATAAGGATATAAATCCTACCCCAAAACCAAAAGTAATTAGAGGAAAAGGTGCTGTAGCTACTTTGGACTCTGACGCAGGTCATGGTTTAGTTGTGGGTCCTTATGCAATGAATATGGCTATTGAAAAAGCAAAAGATTATGGGATTGGATCAGTGACAGTTATAAATGGTAGACATTTTGGAGCATGTGCTTATCATGCAGAAATGGCTCTAGAACATAATATGATTGGCATAGCAATGACAACAGGAGGTTTGATGGTTGCACCTGTAAATGGAGCTGAAGCTAAAGTTGGTCTTAATCCAATAGGAGTTGCTGTTCCAACAAAAAATGAGCCTCCTTTTATTTTTGATGCATCAATGTCATCAGTTGCTGGTAACAAGATAGCCCTTGCACAGAGGATAGGTGTTAAGGTTATGCCCGGTTGGATTGCTAAAGCTGATGGTACTCCAATTATGGAAGAAACAGAAGTTCCTGATGAATATTTAATGCTTCCAGCTGGTGGAACAAGAGAAATTGGATCTCATAAAGGTTTTTCATTAGCAATGCTTGTAGAAATTTTAGCTGGGGTTTTAGGTGGATCTGGAGCTGGAAATTTTAGGAGGTCTCAAGCTGCTCATCATTTCATAGCATATGATATAGATGCATTTACAGATGTTGAAAAATTTAAGTCTGACATGGATGAATACATGAAATCAATTAAAGAAACAAAACCGGCCCCTGGAGTAGAAAGGGTTGTATATGCTGGTCTGCCAGAATATGAAGAAAAAATTGAAAGAGAAAATCATGGTATACCTTATCATCCAGAAGTATTGGATTGGTTCAAGAATATTTGCGCAGAATTAGGAATAGATTGGAAATTAAGCTAA
- a CDS encoding aldolase/citrate lyase family protein, translating to MYPSDIRKKLATGKPVLSTSMPSFEPHIANATYNCKPDWVWIDTEHNPWGTESMGTLCVDGRKKGVAPVIRIPWNDPAYIKKAYDVGAVGVMIPQVDNTDEVKQAIHDAKYPPIGERGIAPFFAGYLDGVSARDVVDNANDETLLILQMESVEAYEQIDEILAIPNFEVILAGPADLSASLGFPGDDATNSKTANVMVDLAHKVKGTGKALATTMGDVEHAKQWIKEGYTMMNIGSSLQYGTIGLSKIFEDIRDEYGVDWH from the coding sequence ATGTATCCGAGTGACATTAGAAAAAAACTTGCGACTGGAAAACCAGTTTTATCAACTAGTATGCCTAGCTTCGAACCCCATATTGCAAATGCAACCTATAATTGTAAACCTGATTGGGTCTGGATAGATACTGAACATAATCCTTGGGGTACTGAGTCTATGGGTACTTTATGTGTCGATGGTAGAAAAAAAGGAGTTGCTCCTGTTATAAGAATTCCTTGGAATGATCCCGCTTACATTAAAAAGGCGTACGATGTGGGGGCAGTTGGAGTAATGATTCCTCAGGTTGACAATACAGATGAGGTTAAACAAGCAATTCATGATGCTAAATACCCTCCAATTGGTGAAAGAGGTATAGCTCCTTTTTTTGCAGGATATCTTGATGGAGTATCTGCCAGAGATGTAGTTGATAATGCTAATGATGAAACTCTATTAATACTGCAGATGGAATCTGTTGAGGCTTATGAGCAGATAGATGAAATACTTGCTATTCCTAATTTTGAAGTGATTTTAGCTGGACCTGCAGATTTATCAGCATCCTTAGGGTTTCCTGGTGATGATGCTACTAATTCTAAAACTGCAAATGTAATGGTTGATTTAGCTCATAAGGTCAAAGGTACGGGTAAAGCATTGGCTACAACTATGGGTGATGTAGAACACGCTAAACAATGGATTAAGGAAGGATATACAATGATGAATATAGGTTCTTCCTTGCAATATGGTACCATAGGTTTGTCTAAGATTTTTGAAGATATCAGGGATGAGTATGGGGTTGATTGGCACTAA
- a CDS encoding D-2-hydroxyacid dehydrogenase — protein sequence MELTNFAFFPPIDDIKNELIKRLKIDFPKIDFLILNDESEVLENIHIIEAGYGWVSPEAIRNAKKLKWLANPDSGSFVNDSGKDGWFYKELVEHPLVVTNPRGIYFDYIGNHVMAYLLSLSKRLPDFLEAQKKRSWNKNANRHKAIHLDEATIMIVGAGGIGQEVGRLCKAFNMKVIGVDPKFEKLKYFDKLITQKEIEKEISEVDILVSTVMHTPETHYMFNLELFKKMKKTSIFINVGRGKTTSLDDLVNALENNIISGAGLDVFEEEPLPSNHKLWTTPGVIITPHVALLDAGDTITNRRYEIIKKNISLFNQGKKLHNIVDKEKWY from the coding sequence ATGGAACTAACTAATTTTGCTTTTTTCCCACCTATTGATGATATAAAAAATGAATTAATAAAAAGACTTAAGATTGATTTTCCTAAAATAGATTTCCTAATACTTAATGATGAAAGTGAAGTTTTAGAAAATATTCATATCATTGAGGCTGGTTATGGATGGGTTTCACCTGAAGCTATAAGAAATGCAAAAAAATTAAAATGGTTAGCAAATCCTGATTCTGGAAGTTTTGTAAATGATTCAGGAAAGGATGGGTGGTTCTATAAAGAACTTGTTGAACATCCATTAGTAGTTACAAACCCTAGAGGCATATATTTTGACTACATAGGCAATCATGTTATGGCTTATTTGTTATCACTATCGAAGAGATTGCCTGATTTTTTGGAGGCTCAAAAAAAAAGAAGTTGGAACAAAAATGCAAATAGACATAAAGCTATTCATCTTGATGAAGCGACTATTATGATAGTTGGAGCAGGGGGAATTGGACAAGAAGTTGGAAGGCTGTGTAAAGCATTTAATATGAAAGTAATTGGTGTAGATCCAAAATTTGAGAAACTCAAGTATTTTGACAAACTTATAACTCAAAAAGAAATTGAAAAAGAAATTTCTGAAGTTGATATTTTAGTTTCAACGGTAATGCATACACCTGAAACTCACTATATGTTCAATTTAGAATTATTCAAAAAAATGAAAAAAACTTCTATTTTTATAAATGTCGGAAGAGGAAAAACAACGAGTCTAGACGATTTAGTTAATGCTTTAGAAAATAATATTATTTCTGGCGCTGGTTTAGATGTTTTTGAAGAAGAACCTTTACCTTCAAATCACAAATTATGGACTACTCCCGGAGTAATTATAACTCCTCATGTTGCACTTTTAGATGCAGGAGACACAATAACTAATAGAAGGTATGAAATTATCAAAAAGAATATTAGTCTCTTCAATCAAGGGAAAAAACTTCACAATATAGTGGATAAAGAAAAATGGTACTAA
- the hisD gene encoding histidinol dehydrogenase, with the protein MKILSDIESTLKYLKELRKSTYSNILTSGNGFFEKDYSVEEYVKKIMDLTKLNGDDFLFELSSKLDDEKFGNLQISEKELKNSVDQITKEERNILENTISRIENFQKKTLTKNWFDEKNGYGEYIKPIESVGCYIPGGTAPLISTVLHTVIPAKVAGVKRISIASPAAGIELPNNMLLAAAYLSGVDDFYTYGGPQAIISMAVGTKKVSKVDMICGPGNIFVMTAKKLVYGEVGLDGIFGPTETMIVADSSSNIEYVVGDLMAQAEHDVLALPMMATNSLEFAKDIEFFYKNKLNSMKRKDIIEKSMNRGFISVLQDEKEIIELVNEVAPEHLSIASEKLINISEKIDSAGSIFLGEISSEVLADYVAGPSHVMPTNGSARYSSSLSSRTFQKSIPVLAIDKKIFKEICNDAENFAKLESLQAHSEAISIRKEKYLME; encoded by the coding sequence ATGAAAATACTATCCGATATTGAATCAACACTTAAATATTTAAAAGAACTAAGGAAAAGTACATACTCTAATATATTAACTAGCGGTAATGGCTTTTTTGAAAAAGATTATTCTGTTGAGGAATATGTAAAAAAAATTATGGATCTGACTAAACTTAATGGGGATGATTTTTTGTTTGAATTAAGTTCAAAATTAGATGATGAAAAATTTGGGAATCTACAAATATCAGAAAAAGAATTAAAAAATTCAGTTGATCAGATAACAAAAGAAGAAAGAAATATTCTTGAAAATACTATTTCAAGAATCGAAAACTTTCAAAAAAAGACATTAACAAAGAACTGGTTTGATGAAAAAAATGGGTATGGAGAATATATCAAACCCATAGAATCTGTAGGTTGCTATATACCAGGTGGAACTGCACCTCTTATTTCTACTGTTCTACACACAGTTATTCCAGCTAAGGTAGCAGGAGTAAAGCGGATATCTATTGCTTCCCCTGCTGCAGGTATTGAATTGCCAAATAATATGCTACTTGCAGCGGCTTATCTATCAGGAGTTGATGATTTTTATACATATGGAGGGCCTCAAGCGATAATTAGTATGGCAGTTGGAACTAAAAAAGTTTCAAAAGTTGATATGATATGTGGCCCAGGAAATATTTTTGTAATGACAGCAAAAAAGCTTGTATATGGAGAGGTCGGATTAGATGGAATATTTGGGCCTACTGAAACTATGATTGTTGCAGATAGTTCCTCAAATATAGAATATGTTGTTGGAGATTTGATGGCTCAAGCTGAACATGATGTACTTGCTCTTCCTATGATGGCTACCAATAGTCTAGAATTTGCAAAAGACATCGAATTTTTCTATAAAAATAAGCTTAATTCAATGAAAAGAAAAGATATTATTGAAAAATCAATGAATCGAGGATTTATTTCAGTTTTACAAGATGAAAAAGAGATAATTGAATTAGTAAATGAAGTAGCACCTGAACATTTGTCTATAGCATCAGAAAAGTTAATAAATATATCTGAAAAAATAGATTCTGCAGGTTCTATATTTCTTGGAGAAATTTCTTCAGAAGTATTAGCTGATTATGTAGCAGGTCCTAGTCATGTTATGCCAACAAATGGTTCCGCTAGATATTCTTCTTCACTATCATCAAGAACGTTTCAGAAATCTATCCCTGTCTTGGCAATTGATAAAAAAATATTTAAAGAAATATGCAATGATGCAGAAAATTTTGCTAAACTCGAATCACTTCAAGCGCATAGCGAGGCTATCTCTATCAGAAAAGAAAAATACTTAATGGAGTAA
- a CDS encoding aldo/keto reductase: MKYNILGNNGPKVSNICLGTWPIGGGMGKIEQKDAINAIHASIDNGVNFLDTAQMYLDSENILGKALKGKKENLVLASKLSSWRNTSDIEKALENSLRNLQTDFIDLYQIHSWQDSIPMEETITKLLDLRSKGYFKYLGVSNFSSKQIKAMNEFSGNQIISSQPHFSILFRHSEIEIIPESNKLGIGSIVYSPIARGLLSGKYKPGHIFDKNDARYNHHTFQKNQMERGLRIYNILSEWIGDNNYNETQLSIAWTLHTNGVTSAICGSKNPEQAISNAKAGCINLTQEDISEINKLIKDISIYELITPKRFSANQPHTHP; the protein is encoded by the coding sequence ATGAAATATAATATTCTTGGCAATAATGGACCTAAAGTTTCAAATATATGTTTAGGAACATGGCCCATTGGCGGAGGAATGGGAAAAATAGAACAAAAAGATGCTATAAATGCCATTCATGCATCCATTGATAATGGTGTTAATTTTTTAGATACTGCGCAGATGTATCTTGATAGTGAAAATATTTTAGGGAAAGCATTAAAAGGGAAAAAGGAAAATTTAGTATTAGCTTCAAAGCTCTCTTCATGGAGAAATACTTCAGATATAGAAAAAGCTCTAGAAAATTCATTAAGAAATTTACAAACTGATTTTATAGATTTGTATCAAATTCATTCTTGGCAAGATTCAATTCCAATGGAAGAAACAATTACAAAACTACTTGATTTAAGATCCAAGGGATATTTTAAATATTTAGGTGTTTCAAATTTTTCTTCAAAACAAATTAAAGCTATGAATGAATTCTCTGGAAATCAAATTATTTCTAGCCAACCTCATTTCTCTATATTGTTTAGACATTCAGAAATAGAAATTATTCCAGAAAGTAATAAATTAGGCATAGGGTCTATTGTATATTCACCAATAGCAAGAGGCTTATTATCTGGAAAATATAAACCTGGACATATCTTTGATAAAAATGATGCACGGTATAATCATCATACATTCCAAAAAAATCAAATGGAAAGAGGATTAAGGATTTATAATATTCTCTCTGAATGGATTGGAGATAATAATTATAATGAAACCCAACTTTCTATAGCTTGGACTTTACATACAAATGGAGTGACCTCTGCTATTTGTGGATCGAAAAATCCAGAGCAGGCAATATCAAACGCAAAAGCAGGTTGCATAAACTTAACTCAAGAAGATATATCTGAAATCAACAAATTAATTAAAGATATTTCTATATATGAACTGATTACACCAAAAAGGTTTAGTGCCAATCAACCCCATACTCATCCCTGA
- a CDS encoding enoyl-CoA hydratase/isomerase family protein has translation MAFVEIDKQDQIMIIKLNRPERLNALSKVIREGMANAFIEYRDDKNLEVAILTGEGRGFCAGEDMKESLEVGSLASAPGKGEEIENPFMDGNLDKPVIGAINGYAMGGGFMLVEKTDLRVAVKEAIFEMSEAKRWLLGGYNHGFYANLPHPVATEMALGFRFNAQRLYEVGFINRLVEKEELLATSIEMAEHILSLPPAARVNTIYMMREMAPKVGSNFEDLADQLHSHGDQEDRMESRRAFAEKRKPNFKGWINPEDRYNMPKLKPNK, from the coding sequence ATGGCATTTGTAGAGATAGATAAACAAGATCAAATTATGATCATCAAACTTAATCGTCCAGAAAGGTTAAATGCTCTAAGTAAAGTTATTAGAGAAGGTATGGCGAATGCATTCATAGAATATAGGGACGATAAAAACTTAGAAGTTGCTATATTAACTGGTGAAGGGAGGGGTTTTTGCGCAGGAGAAGATATGAAGGAATCTTTAGAAGTTGGCTCATTAGCATCAGCTCCAGGTAAGGGTGAAGAAATTGAAAATCCATTTATGGATGGGAATCTAGACAAACCTGTTATAGGTGCCATAAATGGATACGCTATGGGTGGTGGTTTTATGTTGGTAGAAAAAACAGATTTAAGAGTAGCTGTCAAGGAAGCTATATTTGAAATGTCTGAGGCTAAAAGATGGCTTTTAGGAGGATATAATCACGGCTTCTATGCTAATTTACCACATCCTGTTGCTACAGAAATGGCATTAGGATTTAGATTTAATGCTCAAAGGCTATATGAAGTTGGATTTATAAATAGGCTTGTAGAAAAAGAAGAGCTATTGGCTACATCGATAGAAATGGCTGAGCATATTCTATCATTACCTCCAGCTGCAAGAGTAAATACCATATATATGATGAGAGAAATGGCCCCAAAAGTTGGAAGTAATTTTGAAGATTTAGCAGATCAATTACACTCTCATGGAGATCAAGAAGATCGAATGGAATCTAGAAGAGCTTTTGCAGAAAAAAGAAAGCCAAACTTTAAGGGATGGATTAATCCTGAAGATCGTTATAATATGCCAAAATTAAAGCCTAATAAATAA
- a CDS encoding aldolase/citrate lyase family protein produces MTKRVNKVIDLWEQGQPVYHEHPEELSYDAGIKGAKTLADMFLIDFEHNPFDTVGLTKFMEGLKEGGPTNSGHLTPTVVCTLPSNAISPEEVKYNAWQARHLLTAGIHGILHTHTRSPESVKAFVQVTRYPYQEIGRDFIGEGLRGSGGQKHPAELWGLEQSHYTDVADPWPLNPNGELILGLKIEDRHCVANVDDIAKVPGIAFAEWGPGDMGMSYMQPDAHDPPYPEIMNNARNKIKSALDKNGIIFYSSWIDESMTQEQRLDYIIDELGCKMIGVPAMLSESEQKELLEYGRNKTGRKMPV; encoded by the coding sequence ATGACTAAAAGAGTAAATAAAGTAATTGATTTATGGGAGCAAGGTCAGCCAGTTTATCATGAGCATCCAGAAGAATTAAGTTATGATGCTGGTATAAAGGGGGCTAAAACGCTAGCAGATATGTTTCTTATAGATTTTGAGCATAATCCTTTTGATACAGTAGGTCTAACAAAATTTATGGAAGGATTGAAAGAAGGTGGACCAACTAATAGCGGTCATCTAACACCTACAGTCGTATGTACTTTACCTTCTAATGCCATTTCTCCTGAAGAAGTAAAATATAATGCATGGCAAGCTAGACATTTGCTAACCGCTGGTATTCATGGGATCTTGCATACACATACTAGAAGTCCTGAATCAGTAAAAGCCTTTGTTCAAGTTACAAGGTATCCTTACCAAGAAATTGGTAGAGATTTTATAGGAGAAGGATTAAGAGGATCAGGAGGACAAAAACATCCAGCTGAGTTATGGGGATTAGAACAATCCCATTACACTGATGTTGCAGATCCATGGCCATTAAACCCCAATGGAGAATTAATTTTAGGACTAAAAATAGAGGATAGGCATTGTGTAGCAAATGTCGATGATATAGCGAAAGTTCCAGGTATTGCATTTGCAGAATGGGGCCCAGGAGATATGGGTATGAGTTATATGCAACCTGATGCTCATGATCCGCCTTATCCAGAAATTATGAATAATGCTAGAAATAAAATAAAGTCTGCTTTGGATAAAAATGGAATAATCTTTTATTCAAGTTGGATAGATGAAAGTATGACCCAGGAGCAAAGACTTGATTACATCATAGATGAACTTGGTTGTAAGATGATTGGTGTGCCTGCAATGCTTAGTGAAAGTGAACAAAAAGAACTTCTTGAGTATGGTAGAAATAAAACAGGAAGAAAAATGCCTGTCTAA
- the hisG gene encoding ATP phosphoribosyltransferase, with product MGNLSLAIPVSGALYEGSIDLLNNCGLSISRSNNRVYTAKIPNLNSMSVMFQRQSDIPSRLDSNVADIGIVGLDSFYESKLDDGSSMVILDNLGFGEANLVLAVPEAWLDVRNLVDLADLSFKMREEGRDLRIATKYPKLVSRFLNNNSIYYFDIVDASGGIEVAPFIGYADMICDITASGNTLRQNRLKIIDNGIVFSSQAALIGNIESLSQKEDLDDIKIFIERIEGHINSKKYQRVTVNLSLTDLGLSSPDELEALISSNSVLHGLKGPSFSYVLTGEPGSWVSLELIISNDQIMQCVEELRKLGGVSITTSNLDMIFYKESISFYKLSEAVSMYGEKK from the coding sequence TTGGGAAATTTATCATTAGCGATACCTGTCTCAGGAGCTCTTTATGAAGGAAGTATAGATTTACTCAATAATTGTGGTCTATCGATATCAAGATCTAATAATAGAGTATACACAGCAAAAATACCTAACTTGAATAGTATGAGTGTGATGTTTCAAAGACAATCTGATATTCCTTCACGTTTGGACTCAAATGTTGCAGATATTGGAATTGTTGGCTTAGATAGTTTTTATGAATCAAAGTTAGATGATGGAAGCTCAATGGTTATTTTAGATAATCTAGGCTTTGGAGAAGCAAATTTAGTGCTTGCTGTTCCGGAAGCATGGCTTGATGTTAGAAATCTCGTAGATTTGGCTGATTTATCTTTCAAAATGAGAGAAGAAGGTAGGGACTTAAGAATAGCAACAAAATATCCAAAATTAGTTTCAAGGTTCCTCAATAATAACTCCATATATTATTTCGACATAGTTGATGCTAGTGGTGGAATTGAAGTAGCTCCCTTTATAGGCTATGCAGATATGATCTGTGACATAACAGCTTCAGGCAATACTCTTAGGCAGAATAGACTTAAAATAATAGATAATGGAATAGTCTTTTCTTCGCAAGCTGCACTAATTGGTAACATTGAATCATTATCTCAAAAAGAAGATCTTGATGATATTAAAATTTTTATAGAAAGAATAGAAGGGCATATTAATTCAAAAAAATATCAAAGAGTAACTGTAAATTTATCTCTTACTGATCTTGGCCTTTCTAGCCCAGATGAACTCGAAGCTCTTATAAGTTCAAACTCAGTTTTGCATGGATTAAAAGGTCCTTCTTTTAGTTATGTCCTAACAGGTGAACCAGGTTCATGGGTTTCATTAGAGTTAATTATTTCAAATGATCAAATAATGCAATGTGTTGAAGAACTAAGAAAACTTGGAGGAGTCAGTATTACTACCTCTAATTTAGATATGATATTTTATAAAGAATCTATAAGTTTTTATAAATTATCAGAAGCAGTATCTATGTATGGAGAAAAGAAATGA
- a CDS encoding ATP phosphoribosyltransferase regulatory subunit: MNNFSNINKLIGFQDKFSRDLSFTNKLEKEFIEFVETWGYEQVRTPVLERSDLFNSKTGTSLTSNIYSFRDPSGTEVSLRPDFTSSIMRMILEKELDYSDIPLRFSYTGEIFRYNSEADNFISQNGIELIGNSNLVSDIEVLSMSINFSKKIVGDDLYVKVGHVGILTDIFSFYNLSDRESLFILQNLDFISSEKSVEIILKKANQTGIIIDDGIPSIDKKELSDVEISKMLDFAFSEDSNFNQTRDKDSILEGIKNNFSKNSNSKNFSECISLISKLINIDTNLDESVSLANELLVKIPVKKNLSDFYTIVKNLENYNIDISNFKIDFGLVREWGYYSGFVFNLYAKGFGDNNSFGGGGRYDYSSKTNQIPATGFAVDTEKILENSILSNIKKNTKKIIIYAKDKKDFEFAQRTSFEERNTGSVVLLDTMTSNLDKVIDWAKKNDFSEVMVINQNNVERKRV; this comes from the coding sequence TTGAATAATTTTTCAAACATAAATAAGTTAATTGGTTTCCAGGATAAATTTTCTAGAGATTTGTCTTTTACTAACAAATTAGAAAAAGAATTTATAGAGTTTGTTGAAACATGGGGTTATGAGCAAGTAAGAACTCCTGTACTTGAAAGATCTGATCTATTTAATAGTAAAACGGGTACTAGTCTTACAAGTAATATCTACAGTTTTCGAGATCCCTCAGGAACAGAGGTTTCCCTAAGGCCTGATTTTACATCATCAATAATGAGAATGATTTTAGAAAAAGAATTAGATTATTCAGATATCCCATTAAGATTCTCTTATACCGGTGAAATATTTAGATATAACTCTGAGGCAGATAATTTCATATCTCAAAATGGTATTGAACTCATAGGAAACAGTAATTTAGTTTCTGATATTGAGGTATTATCAATGTCAATCAATTTTTCCAAAAAAATAGTAGGAGATGATTTATATGTTAAAGTTGGTCATGTAGGCATTCTTACAGATATTTTTAGTTTTTATAATTTGAGTGACAGAGAGTCTCTGTTTATATTGCAGAATTTAGATTTTATATCATCAGAGAAATCAGTTGAGATCATATTAAAAAAAGCTAATCAAACAGGAATTATTATTGATGATGGGATTCCTTCAATTGATAAAAAAGAATTATCTGATGTTGAAATTTCTAAAATGTTAGATTTTGCTTTTTCCGAAGATAGTAATTTTAATCAAACAAGAGATAAAGATTCTATATTAGAAGGTATAAAGAATAATTTCTCAAAAAATTCTAATTCAAAAAACTTTTCTGAGTGTATTTCCTTAATTTCAAAACTAATTAATATTGATACTAACTTAGATGAATCTGTATCTTTAGCGAATGAACTTTTGGTAAAGATACCTGTGAAAAAAAATCTGTCAGATTTTTATACTATAGTAAAAAATTTAGAAAACTATAACATTGATATTTCTAATTTTAAAATTGATTTTGGATTAGTTAGAGAATGGGGATATTATAGTGGTTTTGTTTTCAATCTTTATGCTAAAGGATTTGGTGATAATAATTCATTTGGTGGAGGAGGTAGATATGATTATTCATCGAAAACAAACCAGATTCCAGCAACTGGTTTCGCTGTGGATACAGAAAAAATATTAGAAAATTCGATACTTTCAAACATCAAAAAAAATACAAAAAAAATAATTATTTATGCTAAAGATAAAAAAGATTTTGAATTCGCCCAAAGAACTAGTTTTGAAGAAAGAAACACTGGGAGTGTAGTACTTTTAGATACTATGACTTCAAATTTAGACAAAGTAATTGATTGGGCTAAAAAAAATGATTTTTCTGAGGTTATGGTAATTAATCAAAATAATGTAGAGAGGAAGAGGGTATAA